A region from the Cystobacter ferrugineus genome encodes:
- a CDS encoding methyl-accepting chemotaxis protein has product MKVPEDLKGLSAWTLRPSWWGGVLGLLLSLLYGYVTHSLPLGDMGLFLGLVGAVMTMNVLLTYAQERHALRVLWALEQGRLPPTPDNLRRALQEVRRVPGRSFWFTLQGWLGGTLLLAATYTSLSAVHWMVGVRIGLVGVSLGPLSSMLVYLLVVRRSRRAAVLIADKGLSPQEVISALPAERLRLRRRLVLFTAVAVLCPSVFILDVSVSRTMDTFDQILETRDLQAQQRVVHQARRATGLPLGVLAGLVVVLVLGTAYVAGTALAEPLRALSEDATRIAQGEVRTPRFIPAEDEVWAVSAAFTRMQAQLAQALVQLQRAGLQISSTTEQLVATSADQESGAGEQAVSLNETRATTEELARSAQQIAVNAESVSAMAETTFGAAQSGQRSAAAFLAAMHRMKGDNQAIADAVVRLNKRVQQIGKVVEFINEIADKSDLLALNAELEGTKAGEPGRGFSLVAAEMRRLAENVLSSTLAIERLIDEIRDATQAAVMATEAGLKTTERGASLAAQVDASLGLILELARQTSHAVRSISLATQQQQTGTDQLAAAMGDILRVTEENAEATQQMVAANTDLSALARDLKATVQRFRVADREGA; this is encoded by the coding sequence AGGGACTGTCGGCGTGGACCCTGCGGCCGTCCTGGTGGGGCGGGGTGCTGGGTCTGCTGTTGTCGTTGCTGTACGGCTACGTCACGCACTCGCTGCCCCTCGGGGACATGGGGTTGTTCCTCGGGTTGGTGGGGGCGGTGATGACGATGAACGTCCTGCTGACCTACGCCCAGGAGCGGCACGCGTTGCGGGTGCTGTGGGCGCTGGAGCAGGGGCGGCTGCCTCCCACTCCGGACAACCTGCGCCGGGCGCTGCAGGAGGTCCGCCGCGTTCCCGGCCGCTCCTTCTGGTTCACCCTCCAGGGGTGGTTGGGGGGCACGCTGCTCCTGGCGGCGACCTACACCTCGCTGTCCGCGGTGCACTGGATGGTGGGGGTGCGCATCGGCCTGGTGGGCGTGTCGCTCGGGCCGCTGTCCTCCATGCTCGTCTATCTGCTGGTGGTGCGCCGCAGCCGCCGGGCCGCCGTGCTCATCGCGGACAAGGGCTTGTCGCCGCAGGAGGTCATCTCCGCCCTGCCCGCCGAGCGGTTGCGGCTGCGCAGGCGCCTGGTGTTGTTCACCGCCGTGGCGGTGCTCTGCCCGTCCGTCTTCATCCTCGACGTGTCTGTCAGCCGCACCATGGACACCTTCGATCAGATCCTCGAGACGAGGGATCTCCAGGCGCAACAGCGCGTGGTGCATCAGGCGCGCCGGGCCACGGGCCTGCCGCTGGGGGTGCTCGCCGGGCTGGTGGTGGTGTTGGTGCTGGGCACGGCGTACGTGGCGGGCACGGCGCTCGCCGAGCCGCTGCGTGCCCTGTCGGAGGACGCCACGCGCATCGCCCAGGGCGAGGTGCGCACCCCCCGCTTCATCCCCGCCGAGGACGAGGTGTGGGCCGTGTCCGCCGCCTTCACCCGCATGCAGGCGCAGCTCGCCCAGGCGCTCGTGCAGTTGCAGCGCGCGGGGCTGCAGATCTCCTCCACCACCGAGCAACTGGTGGCGACGTCCGCGGATCAGGAGTCCGGCGCGGGCGAGCAGGCCGTGTCGCTCAACGAGACGCGTGCCACCACCGAGGAGCTGGCGCGCTCGGCGCAGCAGATCGCCGTCAACGCCGAGTCGGTGTCCGCCATGGCGGAGACCACCTTCGGGGCGGCGCAGAGCGGGCAGCGCAGCGCGGCGGCCTTCCTCGCCGCCATGCACCGGATGAAGGGCGACAACCAGGCCATCGCCGATGCCGTGGTGCGGCTCAACAAGCGGGTGCAACAGATTGGCAAGGTGGTCGAGTTCATCAACGAGATCGCCGACAAGTCGGACCTGCTCGCGCTCAACGCCGAGCTGGAGGGCACCAAGGCGGGCGAGCCCGGCCGGGGCTTCTCGCTCGTGGCGGCGGAGATGCGCCGGCTGGCGGAGAACGTGCTGTCCTCCACCCTGGCCATCGAGCGGCTCATCGATGAAATCCGCGACGCCACCCAGGCCGCGGTGATGGCCACGGAGGCGGGGCTGAAGACGACGGAGCGGGGCGCGTCGTTGGCGGCGCAGGTGGACGCGAGCCTGGGCCTCATCCTCGAGCTGGCGCGGCAGACGTCCCACGCCGTGCGCTCCATCTCGCTGGCCACCCAGCAGCAGCAGACGGGCACGGATCAGCTCGCCGCGGCCATGGGCGACATCCTGCGCGTGACGGAGGAGAACGCCGAGGCCACCCAGCAGATGGTGGCCGCCAACACGGACCTGTCCGCGCTCGCGCGCGACTTGAAGGCCACCGTGCAGCGCTTCCGCGTGGCGGACCGGGAGGGGGCATGA
- a CDS encoding methyl-accepting chemotaxis protein produces the protein MSRPVLSWVHRPFSRPLMGAIVTANVITALLGSRYALLTASMRLKESLTLFLSLMGSFCLAAIGVVWFLALRRLRVLREVEVLRPPVAPERLSQALLESHRLADFAFVATLVGWLLAAAFANVALWSLGGFTGSLVELRTCLPGLLFGPLAALLTYCMVTLRARAVGLILSSRGLTHPQAISVVPRRAQIRLRLILFTAIVVVTPAVFIWDVSSVLTHRAYDELLATSPERQAALVEELRMDAIEVGGAMCLLVFAVALAAAYLGGTLLGRPMRQLGEAAHHIAEGDLSQPRLIPAEDEIWSVSAAFSTMRAHLAGVLAQLQRAGSRIGTTTEEILATSSRYEAGAAEQASSLDQTSATTEELARSARQIAENAGSVAEIAHKTLAAAKAGQASSEAFMETMSRMRHDNQAIAAAVARLNKRVQQIGKIVEFINGVADKSDLLALNAELEGTKAGEVGHGFSLVAAEMRRLAENVIESTKEIEGLIEEVRDASGGAVMATEGGVRATETGTTLAQQVSESLRQIVELAGRTSDAVRAISLATQQQQGGTDLLAEAMADILRITQQSHNATKQVISANGDLSTLARDLRSVVERFQIESSASSSSSSSSSSPGAFG, from the coding sequence ATGAGCCGTCCCGTCTTGTCGTGGGTGCACCGTCCCTTCAGCCGCCCCCTGATGGGCGCCATCGTCACCGCCAACGTCATCACCGCGCTGCTCGGCTCGCGCTACGCGCTGTTGACCGCCAGCATGCGCCTGAAGGAGAGCCTGACGCTGTTCCTCTCCCTGATGGGCAGCTTCTGTCTGGCGGCCATCGGGGTGGTGTGGTTCCTGGCCCTGCGCCGGCTGCGCGTGCTGCGCGAGGTGGAAGTCCTGCGTCCTCCCGTGGCGCCCGAGCGGTTGAGCCAGGCCCTGCTGGAGAGCCACCGCCTGGCCGACTTCGCCTTCGTCGCCACGCTGGTGGGGTGGCTGCTGGCCGCCGCGTTCGCCAACGTCGCGCTGTGGAGCCTGGGGGGGTTCACGGGCTCCCTGGTGGAATTGCGCACCTGCCTGCCGGGCCTGCTCTTCGGGCCGCTCGCCGCGCTGCTCACGTACTGCATGGTCACCCTGCGCGCTCGCGCGGTGGGCTTGATCCTGTCGTCCCGGGGACTGACGCACCCGCAGGCCATCTCCGTGGTGCCCAGGCGCGCGCAGATCCGCCTGCGGCTCATCCTCTTCACCGCCATCGTCGTGGTGACGCCCGCGGTGTTCATCTGGGACGTGTCCTCGGTGCTGACCCACCGGGCCTACGATGAGCTGTTGGCGACGAGCCCGGAGCGCCAGGCGGCCCTGGTCGAGGAGCTGCGCATGGACGCCATCGAGGTGGGGGGCGCGATGTGCCTGCTCGTCTTCGCCGTGGCGCTGGCGGCCGCCTACCTGGGCGGCACGCTCCTGGGCCGGCCCATGCGCCAGCTCGGCGAGGCGGCCCACCACATCGCCGAGGGAGACCTCAGCCAGCCCCGCCTCATCCCCGCGGAGGATGAGATCTGGTCCGTCTCCGCCGCCTTCTCCACCATGCGGGCGCACCTGGCCGGCGTGCTCGCGCAGTTGCAGCGCGCGGGCAGCCGCATCGGCACCACCACCGAGGAGATCCTCGCCACCTCCTCGCGCTACGAGGCCGGGGCCGCCGAGCAGGCCAGCTCCCTGGATCAGACGAGCGCCACCACCGAGGAGCTGGCGCGCTCGGCGCGGCAGATCGCCGAGAACGCGGGCTCCGTGGCGGAGATCGCCCACAAGACGCTCGCGGCGGCCAAGGCGGGCCAGGCCAGCTCCGAGGCCTTCATGGAGACCATGAGCCGCATGCGTCACGACAACCAGGCCATCGCCGCGGCGGTGGCCCGGTTGAACAAGCGCGTGCAGCAGATTGGGAAGATCGTCGAGTTCATCAACGGCGTGGCCGACAAGTCGGACCTGCTCGCGCTCAACGCCGAGCTGGAGGGCACCAAGGCCGGTGAGGTGGGGCATGGCTTCTCGCTCGTGGCGGCGGAGATGCGCCGGCTCGCGGAGAACGTCATCGAGTCCACCAAGGAAATCGAGGGGCTCATCGAGGAGGTGCGCGATGCGTCGGGTGGCGCGGTGATGGCCACCGAGGGCGGCGTGCGCGCCACCGAGACGGGCACCACGCTCGCCCAGCAGGTCTCCGAGTCGCTGCGGCAGATCGTCGAGCTGGCCGGGAGGACCTCGGACGCGGTGCGCGCGATCTCCCTCGCCACCCAGCAGCAGCAGGGCGGCACGGACCTGCTGGCCGAGGCCATGGCGGACATCCTGCGCATCACCCAGCAGAGTCACAACGCCACCAAGCAGGTCATCAGCGCCAACGGAGACCTGTCCACGCTGGCCCGGGACCTGAGGAGCGTGGTGGAGCGCTTCCAGATCGAATCCTCCGCGTCCTCCTCCTCGTCCTCGTCTTCCTCCTCTCCGGGAGCGTTCGGGTGA
- a CDS encoding hybrid sensor histidine kinase/response regulator: MSSAREKLLKQFRELVGVRLERINRRIVELEAGASLEAGRTVLRELHGLKGEARMMGFDAINAVVHEMEELVRSTERVEHALSAGSIDALLQAGDAVLVLSGAAVHEPPQPPPEVDKLVRWLKDCTRLEQSGLAGAGQGSAAPSSRVVPPPAPPPRPEPLARDEEEVTPAWGSASLNLAAPSLVSRQVPPPAPTPPPAASRTPGGGRLGGGEPARPAPSAAVAATAAIGRMPPAAPESPVRGTGSSPAVRPGDRADGSVRIGVASLDRLTSAVTNLTQVSRRRELATTRRLDLARELSLLARSAEDLGPAGAELAERLGRAKELAAALHREEKLLANEELRDLGYVADEVQRLRMLPLSVLFEPYPRMVRDLGRELGKEVELKVEGEDTRADRAVVEALRDPLLHLVRNALDHGLESRVDRVAAGKHPRGRLSLVAARDGNRLVLRVEDDGVGLEPSLLRRAAVRKGFLDEAAASALTDQAARELIFLSGFTSREVATDISGRGVGLDAVRSSLRALGGDVLVSSEAGAGTRFELRVPVSLTVSPLLFVKVAEETLCLSAAHVSRAVRVEPGHLKDVAGRAVLQVDEQPMPFASLRSLLGLGAEPGLDEGALVLVVRSQGAMAALAVDRVLEESTQAILPLKGLLAHYPHLTGATTLADGRLAMVLSAAHLIASARGLTGSRIARSAAAPRPAPAPRRRILVVDDSPLTRELIASLLEAVGYDILMATDGAEALDLLAQNPVDLVCTDLEMPRVDGLELTRRLKEHPTHKVLPVVILTTRGGEDDRQRGLAAGADGYITKGDLVRQDLVDVVGRLLG; this comes from the coding sequence GTGAGCAGCGCGCGGGAGAAGTTGCTCAAGCAATTCCGCGAGCTGGTGGGTGTACGCCTGGAGCGCATCAACCGCCGCATCGTGGAGCTGGAGGCGGGAGCGAGCCTGGAAGCGGGCCGTACCGTGTTGCGCGAGCTGCACGGGCTCAAGGGCGAGGCGCGGATGATGGGCTTCGACGCCATCAACGCCGTCGTCCACGAGATGGAGGAGCTGGTGCGCTCCACGGAGCGCGTCGAGCACGCGCTGTCCGCCGGCTCCATCGACGCGCTCCTGCAGGCCGGGGACGCGGTGCTGGTGTTGTCCGGCGCCGCCGTGCACGAGCCTCCGCAGCCGCCTCCCGAGGTGGACAAGCTGGTGCGCTGGCTGAAGGACTGCACCCGCCTCGAGCAGTCCGGCCTCGCGGGGGCAGGGCAGGGGAGCGCGGCCCCCTCGTCCCGCGTGGTCCCTCCCCCCGCGCCCCCCCCGCGCCCCGAGCCCCTGGCGCGGGACGAAGAGGAAGTCACTCCGGCCTGGGGCTCGGCGTCGCTCAACCTCGCGGCCCCGTCGCTGGTGTCGCGTCAGGTGCCCCCGCCCGCGCCGACGCCCCCGCCCGCTGCTTCCCGGACGCCGGGAGGGGGCCGGCTGGGAGGGGGAGAGCCCGCGCGCCCCGCGCCCTCGGCGGCTGTCGCGGCCACCGCCGCGATTGGCCGGATGCCGCCCGCGGCTCCCGAATCTCCCGTCCGGGGTACGGGCTCGTCTCCCGCGGTCCGTCCGGGGGATCGCGCGGATGGCTCGGTGCGCATCGGCGTGGCGAGCCTGGATCGCTTGACGAGCGCGGTGACCAACCTCACCCAGGTGTCGCGCCGCCGCGAGCTGGCCACCACCCGGCGGTTGGATCTGGCGCGCGAGCTGAGTCTGCTGGCGCGCTCCGCGGAGGACCTGGGTCCGGCGGGCGCGGAGCTGGCCGAGCGGCTGGGCCGTGCCAAGGAGTTGGCGGCCGCCCTCCACCGCGAGGAGAAGCTGCTGGCCAACGAGGAGCTGAGGGACCTGGGCTACGTGGCCGACGAGGTGCAGCGCCTGCGCATGCTGCCCCTGTCGGTGCTCTTCGAGCCCTACCCGCGCATGGTGCGCGACCTCGGGCGCGAGCTGGGCAAGGAAGTGGAGCTGAAGGTGGAGGGCGAGGACACGCGCGCGGACCGGGCCGTGGTGGAGGCGCTGAGGGATCCGCTGCTGCACCTGGTGCGCAACGCCCTGGACCATGGCCTGGAATCACGCGTGGACCGGGTGGCCGCGGGCAAGCACCCCCGGGGCCGGTTGTCGCTGGTCGCCGCGCGCGATGGCAACCGGCTCGTGCTTCGGGTGGAGGATGACGGTGTGGGCCTGGAGCCCTCGCTCCTGCGCCGGGCGGCGGTGCGCAAGGGCTTCCTGGACGAGGCCGCGGCGTCGGCGTTGACGGATCAGGCGGCGCGCGAGCTCATCTTCCTCTCGGGTTTCACCTCCCGCGAGGTGGCCACGGACATCTCCGGGCGAGGCGTGGGGCTGGACGCCGTGCGCAGCTCGCTCCGGGCGCTGGGCGGCGACGTGTTGGTGTCGTCCGAGGCGGGGGCGGGCACGCGCTTCGAGCTGCGGGTGCCCGTGTCCCTCACCGTCTCGCCGTTGCTGTTCGTGAAGGTGGCCGAGGAGACGCTGTGCCTGAGCGCCGCCCATGTCTCGCGCGCGGTGAGGGTGGAGCCCGGCCACCTCAAGGACGTGGCCGGGCGCGCGGTGCTGCAGGTGGATGAGCAGCCCATGCCCTTCGCCTCCCTGCGCTCCCTGCTCGGCCTGGGCGCCGAGCCGGGCCTGGACGAGGGCGCGCTGGTGCTCGTGGTGCGCAGTCAGGGCGCCATGGCCGCGCTCGCGGTGGATCGCGTCCTGGAGGAGAGCACCCAGGCCATCCTCCCGCTCAAGGGGTTGTTGGCCCACTACCCCCACCTCACCGGAGCCACCACCCTGGCGGATGGCCGGCTGGCCATGGTGCTGTCCGCGGCGCACCTCATCGCCAGCGCCCGGGGCCTCACGGGCTCGCGCATCGCCCGATCGGCCGCCGCCCCTCGTCCCGCCCCCGCTCCCCGCCGCCGCATCCTCGTGGTGGACGACTCTCCTCTGACTCGCGAGCTCATCGCCTCCCTGCTGGAGGCCGTGGGCTACGACATCCTCATGGCCACCGACGGAGCGGAGGCCCTGGACCTGCTCGCCCAGAATCCGGTGGACCTGGTCTGCACGGATCTGGAGATGCCGCGCGTGGACGGGCTCGAGCTGACCCGCCGGCTCAAGGAGCACCCCACCCACAAGGTTCTCCCCGTGGTCATCCTCACCACCCGTGGTGGAGAGGATGACCGCCAGCGCGGGCTCGCCGCGGGGGCAGACGGTTACATCACCAAGGGTGACCTGGTGCGTCAAGATCTCGTGGATGTGGTTGGCCGGCTGCTCGGTTGA
- the cheB gene encoding chemotaxis-specific protein-glutamate methyltransferase CheB, with protein sequence MGKKVSVLVVDDSHICRQLICEALSRDPDLEVVGTCANGQEALDAARDLRPQVITMDVEMPVMDGLTAVEHIMAEVPTPILMLTADPRQQAPELTCRALEIGALALQIKPSIDAGTEAWNLSREVKLLSSVRVIRHIHSKRRPPLPGGGVAPPAPVGMPYGVLAVASSTGGPQVLFRMVSELPADFPTPIVIVQHINAAFSESLAGWLANSSKLKVRLAQDGEQLLPGNVLIAPPGQHMSIPFRGRVALRPGVERDGHMPSGTVLLESAAKAYGRRAMGLILTGMGEDGADGMLAIKQAGGLTLAQNEESCVVFGMPGAAVARKAVDHLVHGDDVASTLVRLVRGESLSVGR encoded by the coding sequence ATGGGCAAGAAAGTGTCGGTGCTGGTCGTTGACGACTCGCACATCTGCCGACAGCTGATTTGCGAAGCACTGAGCCGGGATCCGGATCTGGAAGTGGTGGGAACGTGCGCCAACGGCCAGGAGGCTCTCGACGCGGCACGAGATCTCCGTCCCCAGGTCATCACCATGGACGTGGAGATGCCGGTGATGGATGGGCTCACGGCCGTGGAGCACATCATGGCCGAGGTGCCCACGCCCATCCTGATGCTCACCGCGGATCCGCGGCAGCAGGCGCCGGAGCTCACGTGCCGGGCGCTGGAGATCGGCGCCCTGGCGCTGCAGATCAAGCCTTCCATCGACGCGGGCACGGAGGCGTGGAACCTGTCGCGCGAGGTGAAGCTCTTGTCCTCGGTGCGCGTCATCCGCCACATCCACAGCAAGCGCCGGCCCCCCCTGCCGGGCGGAGGCGTGGCGCCGCCCGCTCCGGTGGGCATGCCCTATGGCGTGCTCGCGGTGGCCAGCTCCACGGGCGGTCCCCAGGTGCTCTTCCGCATGGTGTCGGAATTGCCGGCGGACTTCCCCACGCCCATCGTCATCGTGCAGCACATCAACGCCGCCTTCTCCGAGTCGCTGGCGGGTTGGCTCGCCAACTCCTCCAAGCTCAAGGTGCGGCTGGCTCAGGACGGCGAGCAGCTCCTGCCGGGCAACGTGCTCATCGCCCCGCCGGGCCAGCACATGTCCATTCCCTTCCGGGGCCGGGTGGCGCTGCGGCCGGGGGTGGAGCGTGACGGGCACATGCCCTCGGGCACGGTGCTGCTGGAGAGCGCGGCCAAGGCGTACGGACGGCGCGCCATGGGCCTCATCCTCACCGGCATGGGCGAGGATGGCGCGGACGGCATGCTCGCCATCAAGCAGGCCGGGGGCCTGACGCTGGCGCAGAACGAGGAGTCCTGCGTGGTGTTCGGCATGCCGGGCGCGGCGGTGGCGCGCAAGGCGGTGGATCACCTGGTCCACGGAGATGACGTGGCGAGCACGCTGGTGCGCCTGGTGCGCGGTGAGTCCCTCTCCGTGGGTCGCTGA
- a CDS encoding CheR family methyltransferase yields MPPSRSPFAPIHALVARRTGTALSELQSRRIDEKLAGRPGGMSARYLLYLQSPAGAAELAELIDAISVQKTELFRDEAQLEALRTHVLAPLVARARRPLRLWSAGCATGEEVATLLVMLAEVGADPASTVLGTDMSETAIARARELCFSSEQLQRVPLGVRDRWFVSLGSGRHSLVGHLKERASFLVHNLMEPSYPSTVEGRGFDIIVCRNVLIYLTPESFSRVVESLAERLASEGLLVLSSTEPLLSAPPSLRTLRYADAFFYGRAPPEAPPGVPAPSMPALSAVRPSQSGLPAVRPSQSGLPAVRPSQSGLPAVSPTRPGDPPEAARGEDSAHRDADALFSQVLDAVGSQSQPDPQTEDSLRRCLFLDPDLAAARYLLGLVFEQRGAWTDAAVEYRRALRSLEEGRARATPFFTNNSRLQMACVRAIERVERATPPTSR; encoded by the coding sequence GTGCCTCCCTCCCGCTCTCCCTTCGCTCCCATCCACGCGCTCGTGGCGCGGCGCACGGGCACGGCCCTGAGCGAGCTGCAGAGCCGGCGCATCGACGAGAAGCTGGCGGGACGGCCCGGTGGGATGAGCGCGCGCTATCTGCTCTACCTGCAATCCCCCGCGGGAGCCGCGGAGCTGGCCGAGCTCATCGACGCCATCTCCGTGCAGAAGACGGAGCTGTTCCGGGACGAGGCCCAGCTCGAGGCGCTGCGCACGCACGTGCTGGCGCCGCTGGTGGCCCGAGCCCGCCGGCCGCTGCGGCTGTGGAGCGCGGGGTGCGCCACCGGCGAGGAGGTGGCCACGCTGCTGGTGATGCTCGCCGAGGTGGGCGCGGATCCGGCCAGCACGGTGCTGGGCACGGACATGTCGGAGACGGCGATCGCGCGCGCGCGCGAGCTGTGCTTCAGCTCGGAGCAGCTCCAGCGGGTGCCGCTTGGCGTGCGGGATCGCTGGTTCGTGTCCCTGGGCTCGGGCCGTCACTCGCTCGTCGGACACCTGAAGGAGCGCGCCAGCTTCCTCGTCCACAACCTCATGGAGCCGTCCTATCCCTCGACGGTGGAGGGGCGGGGCTTCGACATCATCGTCTGCCGCAACGTGCTCATCTACCTCACCCCCGAGTCCTTCTCCCGGGTGGTGGAGTCCCTCGCCGAGCGGCTCGCGTCCGAGGGTCTGCTGGTGCTCTCTTCCACCGAGCCGCTGCTGAGCGCTCCGCCGAGCCTGCGCACCCTGCGCTATGCGGACGCGTTCTTCTATGGCCGCGCGCCTCCCGAGGCCCCGCCCGGTGTCCCGGCCCCTTCCATGCCGGCTCTGTCCGCGGTGCGCCCCTCGCAGTCGGGTCTGCCCGCGGTGCGCCCCTCGCAGTCGGGTCTGCCCGCGGTGCGCCCCTCGCAGTCGGGTCTTCCCGCCGTGTCTCCCACCAGGCCGGGTGATCCTCCGGAAGCCGCTCGCGGCGAGGACTCCGCGCATCGGGATGCCGACGCGCTCTTCAGTCAGGTACTGGACGCGGTGGGCAGTCAGAGCCAGCCGGATCCCCAGACGGAGGACAGCTTGCGGCGGTGCCTCTTTTTGGATCCGGATCTGGCCGCGGCGCGCTATCTGCTGGGCCTGGTATTCGAACAACGCGGCGCGTGGACGGATGCGGCGGTCGAGTACCGGCGCGCGTTGCGCTCCCTGGAGGAGGGCAGGGCGCGCGCCACCCCTTTCTTCACCAATAACTCCCGGCTCCAGATGGCCTGCGTGCGGGCCATCGAGCGCGTGGAGCGGGCCACTCCCCCGACGTCGCGTTGA
- a CDS encoding tetratricopeptide repeat protein, translating into MRRLALIALPFMLSGCFYPAARGRALETRLDQLDASQAQIQAELKRTREQLDATLPLIDEKIAQVSKALDGLDKASRRSGADIGIQLQKTVEDLAQLRGQVETYVYKIGELEAALAKTTEDTDKRLLEIKGEQALKEAEARKKAEELKRPTDKKEFLALAQDKAKAGDVTLARQLYGEFIKKWPKDALVAEAHFGLGESYFAEDKCREALFEYGKLLQEHPKAASTPEAYLRSSECFQKLKMQDEARLALEELVKGYPKSDAAKTAKTRLAELDKAKKKGSKK; encoded by the coding sequence ATGCGAAGGCTTGCCCTCATCGCCCTCCCTTTCATGCTCTCGGGCTGCTTCTACCCGGCGGCTCGCGGACGCGCGCTGGAGACCCGGCTGGATCAACTCGATGCCTCCCAGGCGCAGATCCAGGCGGAGCTGAAGCGCACGCGCGAGCAGCTCGACGCCACGCTGCCGCTCATCGACGAGAAGATCGCCCAGGTGTCCAAGGCCCTGGACGGTCTGGACAAGGCCTCGCGCCGCTCGGGCGCGGACATCGGCATCCAGCTCCAGAAGACGGTGGAGGACCTGGCCCAGCTCCGCGGCCAGGTGGAGACGTACGTCTACAAGATTGGCGAGCTGGAGGCGGCGCTCGCGAAGACGACCGAGGACACCGACAAGCGGCTGCTCGAAATCAAGGGAGAGCAGGCGCTCAAGGAGGCCGAGGCCCGCAAGAAGGCCGAGGAGCTCAAGCGTCCCACGGACAAGAAGGAGTTCCTCGCGCTGGCCCAGGACAAGGCCAAGGCCGGTGACGTGACGCTCGCCCGCCAGCTCTACGGGGAGTTCATCAAGAAGTGGCCCAAGGACGCGCTCGTGGCCGAGGCCCACTTCGGGCTGGGCGAGAGCTACTTCGCCGAGGACAAGTGCCGCGAGGCCCTCTTCGAGTATGGCAAGCTCTTGCAGGAGCACCCCAAGGCGGCCTCCACGCCGGAGGCCTACCTGCGCTCCTCGGAGTGCTTCCAGAAGCTGAAGATGCAGGATGAGGCGCGGCTGGCGCTCGAGGAGCTCGTGAAGGGCTACCCGAAGTCCGATGCGGCCAAGACGGCCAAGACGCGGCTCGCGGAGCTGGACAAGGCGAAGAAGAAGGGAAGCAAGAAATGA
- a CDS encoding 5'-nucleotidase translates to MAREKERAVLLLEQMDALGTTAMAVGARDLTLGADFLSQTVKGKKLKLLSANLVDAEGKPLFAASTVVTVGGVKFGVVGVSPPGPVSTAKGVKGLPPAKAALAEARRLREKDKVDVVVLLAALPQTELQPLSVQVGTTVDFILQSHEGRAFLPQHNDFAVLLGAGDRGRQVAWLELSVEGKGPFHDLSSAERAQQGVKLVEENLQQARRSLAAAKDETVRASWRETIASLEKRIQQLSQEAKLVGKAGERTFRFSYLQLGGDVVDDPGLKRLVERIEAPGSASH, encoded by the coding sequence ATGGCTCGGGAGAAGGAGCGGGCCGTGTTGTTGCTCGAGCAGATGGATGCCCTGGGCACCACGGCCATGGCCGTGGGCGCGCGCGACCTCACCCTGGGGGCCGACTTCCTTTCCCAGACGGTGAAGGGCAAGAAGCTCAAGCTGCTGTCCGCCAACCTCGTGGACGCGGAGGGCAAGCCCCTGTTCGCCGCTTCCACCGTGGTGACGGTGGGCGGGGTGAAGTTCGGCGTGGTGGGCGTATCGCCCCCGGGCCCGGTCTCCACGGCCAAGGGAGTCAAGGGCCTGCCTCCGGCCAAGGCCGCCCTCGCCGAGGCACGCCGGCTGCGCGAGAAGGACAAGGTGGACGTGGTGGTGCTGCTCGCGGCGCTTCCCCAGACCGAACTCCAACCCCTGTCGGTGCAGGTGGGCACCACGGTGGACTTCATCCTCCAGTCCCACGAAGGCCGGGCGTTCCTGCCCCAGCACAACGACTTCGCCGTGCTCCTCGGGGCGGGCGATCGGGGCCGGCAGGTCGCCTGGCTGGAGCTCTCCGTGGAGGGGAAGGGGCCCTTCCACGATCTCTCGTCCGCCGAGCGAGCCCAGCAGGGCGTCAAGCTCGTCGAGGAGAACCTCCAGCAGGCCCGGCGCAGCCTCGCGGCCGCCAAGGACGAGACCGTCCGGGCTTCCTGGCGGGAGACGATCGCCAGCCTGGAGAAACGCATCCAGCAGCTCTCCCAGGAAGCGAAGCTGGTCGGCAAGGCGGGCGAGCGCACCTTCCGCTTCTCCTACCTCCAGCTCGGCGGCGATGTGGTGGATGATCCAGGCCTGAAGCGGCTCGTGGAGCGAATCGAGGCCCCGGGGTCCGCATCTCATTAG
- the rpmE gene encoding 50S ribosomal protein L31: MKPDLHPVYAPSRITCACGNVVETRSSRGSFSVEVCSNCHPFFTGKYKLLDTAGRVEKFRKKYAAKPAEGAAEGAAPAKKGGKKAEA, from the coding sequence ATGAAGCCCGATCTGCACCCGGTTTACGCCCCGTCTCGCATCACCTGTGCGTGCGGCAATGTCGTCGAGACGCGGTCCTCGCGTGGCTCGTTCTCCGTGGAAGTCTGCTCGAACTGCCACCCCTTCTTCACCGGCAAGTACAAGCTGCTCGACACCGCGGGCCGCGTGGAGAAGTTCCGCAAGAAGTACGCCGCCAAGCCCGCCGAGGGCGCCGCGGAGGGCGCCGCTCCCGCCAAGAAGGGCGGCAAGAAGGCCGAGGCCTGA